The proteins below are encoded in one region of Desulfovibrio sp. X2:
- a CDS encoding Fic family protein, which yields MFSAPSAMDPMLPRATSELRDLSLDVYKASSRLAGRLHPVTARTLAAVLRNVNSYYSNLIEGHRTSLLDIERGLAEDYAQDAATRDLQVLHRLHVQAQDAVDRLLDEQPETNVCAPDFVRMVHRLFFAGAPDEFLLQSTQDGSRSAVTVPGELRTQNVRIMRHVPPDAAVLPRFMDRLAESYDPTRLHGDESLLAVAASHHRLLWVHPFLEGNGRVARMVTHAFFRRVGLDGYGLWTMSRGLARQEAAYKQALAQADSPRRGDYDGRGALSERALAAFCRFFLETALDQATFMERTLALDAVRGNIERYCAARGRGEVPGRPKLPPEAAAILTQAFEQGELAKSAVPGIIHASERKARDVVRALLDDGLLRTAHHKAPLTLALPSHVLEDYFPKLCPA from the coding sequence ATGTTCTCTGCGCCATCCGCCATGGATCCCATGCTCCCCCGCGCCACGAGCGAGCTGCGCGACCTGTCGCTCGACGTCTACAAGGCGTCGTCCAGGCTGGCGGGGCGGCTCCATCCCGTCACCGCGCGCACCCTGGCCGCCGTGCTGCGCAACGTGAACAGCTACTACTCGAACCTCATCGAGGGCCACCGCACCAGCCTGCTCGACATCGAGCGCGGGCTGGCCGAGGACTATGCGCAGGACGCGGCCACACGCGACCTGCAGGTGCTGCATAGGCTGCACGTGCAGGCGCAGGATGCGGTGGACCGGCTTCTCGACGAGCAGCCGGAAACGAACGTCTGCGCACCGGACTTCGTCCGCATGGTCCACCGCCTGTTCTTTGCGGGCGCGCCGGACGAATTCCTGCTGCAGTCCACGCAGGACGGCTCGCGCAGCGCGGTCACCGTGCCGGGCGAGCTGCGCACGCAGAACGTCCGGATCATGCGCCACGTCCCGCCGGACGCCGCAGTCCTTCCCAGGTTCATGGACCGCCTCGCCGAGTCCTATGATCCCACCAGGCTGCACGGCGACGAGAGCCTTCTCGCCGTGGCCGCGAGCCACCACCGGCTGCTCTGGGTCCACCCCTTCCTCGAGGGCAACGGCCGCGTGGCGCGCATGGTCACGCACGCCTTCTTCAGGCGCGTGGGGCTGGACGGCTACGGCCTGTGGACCATGAGCCGCGGACTGGCCCGCCAGGAAGCCGCCTACAAGCAGGCCCTGGCCCAGGCGGACAGCCCCCGCCGGGGCGACTACGACGGCAGGGGGGCGCTCAGCGAGCGCGCCCTGGCCGCGTTCTGCCGCTTCTTTCTGGAGACGGCCCTGGACCAGGCGACCTTCATGGAGCGCACCCTGGCCCTCGACGCCGTGCGCGGCAACATCGAGCGCTACTGCGCGGCCCGCGGCCGCGGCGAGGTCCCCGGTCGTCCGAAGCTCCCTCCCGAAGCGGCCGCCATCCTCACCCAGGCCTTCGAGCAGGGCGAGCTCGCCAAGTCCGCCGTGCCCGGCATCATCCACGCCTCCGAGCGCAAGGCCCGCGACGTGGTCCGCGCCCTGCTCGACGACGGCCTGCTCCGCACCGCCCACCACAAGGCCCCCCTCACCCTCGCCCTGCCGAGCCACGTGCTCGAGGACTACTTCCCGAAACTCTGCCCGGCGTGA
- a CDS encoding helix-turn-helix domain-containing protein has protein sequence MKNAQQKLHEEFGLYLRLVRTKKRRSMNDIAGKLGFTNTNFISRIERGEAPIPMDRILQFAEAYGLPENEFFRLAVATTHPDIYEAFINLLKHDEEMAKAAARCHSTRDQTKRETQEALLHPGLKSAALKTMRDFMRDNQDLLPKGKQSKRPHFTKVDE, from the coding sequence ATGAAGAACGCACAGCAGAAACTTCATGAAGAATTCGGCCTGTACCTGCGGCTCGTACGCACCAAGAAGCGCCGCTCCATGAACGACATCGCCGGGAAGCTGGGATTCACGAACACGAACTTCATTTCCAGGATTGAGCGCGGGGAAGCGCCCATTCCGATGGACCGCATCCTCCAGTTCGCCGAAGCCTACGGCCTGCCGGAGAATGAATTCTTCCGTCTGGCGGTGGCGACGACACATCCTGACATCTACGAGGCGTTCATCAATCTGCTGAAGCACGACGAGGAGATGGCCAAGGCGGCCGCGCGCTGCCACTCGACCAGGGATCAGACAAAACGGGAGACGCAGGAAGCGCTGCTGCACCCGGGGCTGAAGTCCGCAGCCCTGAAGACAATGCGCGACTTCATGCGCGATAATCAGGATCTGCTTCCAAAGGGCAAACAGTCGAAGAGACCGCACTTCACCAAGGTTGACGAATGA